The nucleotide sequence TTTATCCTGCGGGCCAGAATGATGGAGACAGGGTTCACACAAGCAGGCACATGGTGTCGCCTGGCGATAGCCAGGATAGTAGTGACCGTGCGCGGATGTAGGTTTGCATCCATCACGATCATCTTCACCTGTCGGAAAAGGTGATGTTTGGCCTTGATGTAATCAGGGGTGATCTGACTCATCAGCCCCATATCATCGATGGAAACCTCTAGCTCTCCATCGGGACTGATAATGGCCAGATACTTGGCGGAGAGGGCATCGGGGCAGATGAGGACTTCGCTGATATCGATACCGGCCTCAGATGTCTGACGCAGGATGAGGCGACCGAAGCCGTCACCGCCGACGGCTGTAAGGAGGATGGGTCGCATGCCGAGGCGCCCAAGATTTTCCGCTATATTGCGGGCGGCTCCACCAACGCTGATCCTGATCTCACCGGGGTTGGATGTGGCTGGCAACAGCGTTTCCAGTGCTTTGCCCTTTACATCGATGCTGGCACAGCCGATAACAACGATCTCGGGATCAGGATATTTATCTGTGTTCATAGGCAGCGCGCCGACGAGTGCACAGGCGCTGTCGTGCTCACGACTTACGGCGCTCCTTCAGGCTTCGAAAAACGCCCCCCCCGTTTCGGATAAGAGCCAAGATCCTTTGCAGCGTTATTATATTGGAAATGGTCGAGGAATACAATGAATTTGGCCGGTCGGCTGGGGTCTCCAACCCTACCAGTGCTCCGGCAGTTCGGCTACTATGCGATTGGGGCCTTTCTGGAGCCTGATTCCTGGGATAGACTGGACGAGGGTAGCAGCGAGAGGAATGGGCATTGTCAGATTCAGGAAGAATGTGGCCCCCAAACCATTTTCCAGACTGAGGACGTCGCTTATCGACAAACCGGGCACATCTGGGAGTGTTGCCAGAATGGTTTGGAATTTCATCAGTTCAGCGATGTTCTGCAGCGGGGTGACCTGCAGTTCTACCCTCCCCTGGTAAAGGCCGGCTTCTAGGACGGGCAGCGGCCCTGGCGCAACAGATGGCGGTGGCTGTAGAGGTTCACCAGGCACGGATGGCTCCTGGGCAACGATGCCGGCCAGGATCTCCGTGATCGGGGGCGGTGCCTCCACCGTCTTGGCTCGGGTTGGTGTCAGAGGGGGCGGCGATGATAGCTCTTGGGGCGGCGCTTCGGTGATCATCGGCTGCTCTTTGGCGATCTCACGCAGTCCGATGGTGAGTCTCAAGGGAAAGGTATCTCTGCCCTCTCGTGCTGCAGCCAGGACGGTGCGTGGCTTCTCCCAGCGCACTATCTCTGCTACCTCTGGTAGGGCATGGAGCATCTCTATGATCGGTAGCGGCTCTTCCAGTAGAATCGTCAACACAGTTTCCCCTTTAGCGCTGCCGGTTGTTCCCTCCACCTTCACTGTGGGCATCTTTTCTAAATCGTCCTTCAGTTTCTGAGTCAATCTCCAATCAACCGTTGAGGGGAGTATCAGGTCGACCTTGCCTTGGTGTAGTATTTTCCCCTTCCCCTTGGTCGGCGGAGCAGGCTCCGTCGGCG is from Chloroflexota bacterium and encodes:
- a CDS encoding carbohydrate kinase family protein, whose amino-acid sequence is MNTDKYPDPEIVVIGCASIDVKGKALETLLPATSNPGEIRISVGGAARNIAENLGRLGMRPILLTAVGGDGFGRLILRQTSEAGIDISEVLICPDALSAKYLAIISPDGELEVSIDDMGLMSQITPDYIKAKHHLFRQVKMIVMDANLHPRTVTTILAIARRHHVPACVNPVSIILARRIKRHLKHFAIVTPTLAEAEVLCGHKITGMSGVVAAARHLVAAGVELAIITLAEQGLVYATMDSYGHIPAPSCEVVDRTGASDALTAAVVYGLVNGFAVDEAMRLGVSAAALTLMSKETVSPELDLEHLYQTMQI